The Ochotona princeps isolate mOchPri1 chromosome 1, mOchPri1.hap1, whole genome shotgun sequence genome has a segment encoding these proteins:
- the FHL5 gene encoding four and a half LIM domains protein 5, translating to MASQFDCQYCTESLLGKKYVLKDDSPYCISCYDRIFSNYCEHCKEPIESDSKDLCYKGRHWHEGCFKCSKCNYSLVEKPFAAKNEHLLCTECYSNECSSKCFHCKKTIMPGSRKMEFKGNHWHETCFVCEHCRQPIGTKPLISKESGNYCVPCFEKEFAHYCNFCKKVIKSDGITFRDQLWHRECFLCSGCRKELCEEEFMSKDDYPFCTDCYIHLYAKKCAACTKPITGLRGAKFICFQDRQWHSECFNCGKCSTSLVGEGFLTQNMEIFCRKCGSGVETDI from the exons ATGGCTAGTCAATTTGACTGCCAATACTGCACAGAGTCACTTCTGGGGAAGAAGTATGTCCTAAAGGATGATAGTCCATACTGTATCTCTTGTTATGATCGCATCTTCTCCAACTATTGTGAGCATTGCAAAGAACCAATAGAATCAGATTCCAAG GATCTTTGTTACAAAGGCCGGCACTGGCATGAGGGATGCTTCAAGTGCTCCAAATGTAACTACTCTTTGGTGGAAAAGCCATTCGCTGCCAAGAATGAACACCTGCTATGTACTGAGTGCTATTCTAACGAGTGCTCCTCTAAGTGCTTCCACTGCAAGAAAACCATCATGCCTG GTTCTCGCAAAATGGAATTTAAGGGAAATCACTGGCATGAAACCTGCTTTGTATGTGAGCATTGCCGACAACCAATTGGGACTAAGCCTTTGATCTCCAAAGAGAGTGGCAATTATTGTGTACCCTGTTTTGAGAAGGAGTTTGCTCACTACTGCAACTTTTGTAAGAAG GTGATAAAATCAGATGGGATAACTTTTCGTGATCAACTCTGGCACAGAGAGTGTTTTCTGTGTAGTGGCTGCAGGAAAGAGCTCTGTGAAGAAGAGTTCATGTCCAAAGATGATTATCCATTCTGCACGGACTGCTACATTCATCTTTATGCCAAAAAGTGTGCAGCCTGTACCAAACCCATTACAG GTCTCAGAGGTGCCAAGTTTATCTGCTTTCAAGATCGCCAGTGGCACAGTGAGTGCTTCAACTGTGGAAAGTGTTCCACTTCGTTGGTGGGTGAAGGCTTCCTAACCCAGAACATGGAAATCTTCTGTCGCAAATGTGGCTCTGGGGTAGAGACTGACATCTAG